DNA from Clostridia bacterium:
TTTTGGGAGAAAGAATTCGCCGAATTCTTGAGAATTCGTGAACCAAAAGGAAAGAGAAAGAGATATGATCAAAACCATTTGGAAACTTTCAGTCAGATCAAAGAACTGCTGCAAACCGAGCAGTACACCATTAAAGGCGCCAAGCGCCGGTTGGAATTGGAACGCACCCTGGCAAGTGCCATGGGCATAGACCATAATTTGAAAACGACGATCTTTTTCATGTTCTCCACCATCATTGAAGAATTGCGTAAGGCCCAGGAAGAAAGCAGGAGGTTGGCCGAGGAGGTACAGCGCCTCCGGATGCAAAAAGAAGCTGCCGAGGAAAAACTGTTTGAAGAGCAGAATAAGAGCTTACTGGAGTTCTTGAGAGACAAGCTGCAGACAAGAAAACCGGAAGTCAGTTAAGCTGCGCAAGCAGCTATTTTATTTTGCATAGATTAACAAAATGTTACATGGGAGTAACAGGATTTTAGTTAGACTGCGAGAATATGGTTAAGAATAAATTTAATACTTGACAAGGCGGGTGAAGGCAATGCTCAGGTTTCTCACCGCCGGAGAATCCCATGGACCCCAGTTGACGGTTATCGTCGAGGGGATGCCTTCCGGCGTGAAAATTGATATAGATTTGATCAATGCCTGGCTGCGGGACCGGCAGCAGGGTTACGGCCGCGGCGGCCGCATGAGGATTGAAGAGGACCGGGTGGAGATTTTATCCGGGGTCCGAGGCGGCATGACCTTAGGCAGCCCGATTACGATGGTCATCCGGAACAAGGATTGGGTCAACTGGGAAGAGGTGATGCGCCCCGATGCGGGAGCAGACTTGACCCAAAGAAACGTGACCTGTCCTCGTCCCGGCCATGTGGACCTGGCCGGGGCAATGAAATACCATCATCAAGACATCCGAAATGTCCTGGAAAGAGCCAGTGCCCGGGAGACGGCGGCACGGGTGGCGGTCGGTGCCTTGGTGTGGCAGTTTTTGTTTGAGTTCAATATTAAGGTGTTGTCCCACGTTACCTGCGTGGGCAGTGTCTTCTGTTCCGGCACCAACCTGGACTGGGACACGATTGCAGAACGGGCCGCCAAGTCCCCGTTTTTCTGCGCCGATCCGGTGGCCGGTGAATACATGATGAAGGCTGTGGATGAAACGCGGCAAGCGGGGGAGACTCTCGGGGGGATCTTTGAAATCCTGGTGAAGGGCCTGCCGCCCGGGTTAGGAAGCTATGTGCATTGGGATCGCAAGTTGGACGGCCTCTTGGCTCAGGCTTTAATGAGCATTCAGGGCATCAAAGGGGTAGAAATCGGCTTGGGTTTCAAAGCCGGTACTTTACCCGGCTCCCGGGTCCACGATCCAATCCACTATAATCAGGTGGACGGTTATTATCGTATATCTAACGGTGCCGGCGGCCTGGAGGGCGGTATCACCAACGGTGAAATGCTGGTATTAAGGGCGGCCATGAAACCCATCCCTACCTTGATGAGACCTCTAGCCAGCGTCGATGTGGTTACCAAGGAACCTCGGGATGCGGCGAAAGAAAGGTCCGATGTATGTGCCGTGCCGGCGGCGAGCATTGTCGGAAAGGCGGCCATTGCTCCTGTACTGGCCAATGCCATGCTGGAGAAATTCGGCGGTGATAACCTGGCGGAGATCAAAGCCGCCTGGCAGCATTATTGCGAGTATGTGAGGGGCTTTTGATGAAGGCGAACATCGTTCTCATTGGATTTATGGGCGCGGGCAAAACCAGCACCGGCAAGAGATTGGCGGAAATCCTGCAGATGGAATTTGTGGATACCGATAAAGAAATAGAAAAACTGACCGGGATAACCATCAGCCAGATCTTTGCCCGGCATGGCGAAGTGCGCTTTCGTTCCGAAGAGCATCTCATCGTCACCAAAGCCGCTAACCGTACCAATTGCGTCATTGCCACCGGCGGCGGGGCGGTGCTCAATGAGGAGAACGTCCGGGCTTTACAGCGAAACGGCATTTTAATTTGCCTGACCGCCAGCCCGGAGGTAATCCAGGCCAGGGTGAGCAAACGAGGCGGGAGGCCTCTCTTGCAAAAAGACAAATCCGTCGAAAAGATCAGGCAAATGATGGAGGAAAGAAAGCCTTTCTATGCCCAGGCGGACTTTACCCTGGACACCAGCGAGCTTAGCCAGGAGGAAACCGTAGACCGGATTTTAGCCTACCTGCAGGAAAGGGGGGTTATAGATGGAAACACTTCTCGTTGACTTAGGCGAAAGGAGCTACCCGATTGAGCTGGGTTGGAACTCACTGGCAGAACTGGGGGCGTATCTCAGGCGCCTCATCCCGGCCAAGAAATGCCTAGTAGTCTCCAACCCGGTAGTGATCGAGCTCTACGGCCAGATTTTGCTGGACGGGCTGAAAGACGCCGGTTTTCAGCCGGAGACTTTCATCATTTCGGACAGCGAGCAAAGCAAATCAATCGACACCGCCGTACAGGTATACGATGCGCTGGTGGCCCATGATTTTGACCGCAATTCTCCCATCCTGGCCCTGGGGGGCGGGGTAGTAGGGGATCTGGCGGGCTTTGTGGCCGCCACTTACATGCGGGGTGTTCCTTTTGTGCAGGTGCCAACCACCTTGCTGGCCCAAGTGGACAGCAGCGTCGGGGGCAAAGTAGGGGTTAATCACCGGGAAGGCAAGAACTTAATCGGCTGTTTCTACCAGCCCCGGGTGGTATGGATTGACCTGCAAACCTTGACCAGCTTGCCCCGGCGGGAACTAAAAGCCGGCATGGCGGAAGTGGTTAAGTATGGTGTCATCCAAGATGAAGCCTTTTTCCGCCTGCTGGAAGCAGAAGGAAACCAGATCATGCACCTGGATAAATCCATCCTGGGCAGGGTCGTGCGGCATTCCTGTCAAATCAAGGCCCAAATCGTGGGGCGGGATGAACGGGAAGTGGGTATCAGGGCTTTGTTGAATTACGGCCATACCTTTGGTCATGCTTTGGAAACATTGACCAACTATGAAAGATACCGTCATGGGGAGGCCGTGGCGGTCGGCATGGTGATTGCGACGAAAATCGCTTTGGCCCTGGCAGTCTGCCGGGATGAGAGTGTCTTGGACCGGCAGCTGGCCCTTTTAAATGCTTTCGGGTTGCCGGCGGAATGGCCCGCCGATGTAGATAAAGCCGGGATCCTGGACGTAATCATGCACGACAAGAAAGCGCGGGGCGGGTCCTTGCGCCTGGTGTTACCGGTGAGAATAGGCGAAATGACCATCAGAAGGTTCACGCCGGAAGATGTGAAACTGATGCTGGAACACTTTTAACAAGCACAATGCTTGCGGTTTGGGAGAGGTCAGGATGGGACGCAAACGCCTTGGGGAGATACTGCTGGAGAAGGGTCTCTTGACCAAAGAAGGCTTGGAGGAGGCTTTGCAGCTGCAGCAAGTGACCCAAGAAAGGCTGGGACGTATCCTGATCCGGTTGGGACTGGTACCGGAAAAGGAAATCACCGCTGCGCTGGCAGAACAATTGGGGGTCCCGGAAATACACTTGTTTGACGAAGTGGACATGAGCGTCATCCACGGGGTCGTCCCGAAATCGTTAATCGTAAGATACAAAGTGGTGCCGGT
Protein-coding regions in this window:
- a CDS encoding MerR family transcriptional regulator; translation: MSEKLTIQQVASILQVEVSTLRFWEKEFAEFLRIREPKGKRKRYDQNHLETFSQIKELLQTEQYTIKGAKRRLELERTLASAMGIDHNLKTTIFFMFSTIIEELRKAQEESRRLAEEVQRLRMQKEAAEEKLFEEQNKSLLEFLRDKLQTRKPEVS
- the aroC gene encoding chorismate synthase; the encoded protein is MLRFLTAGESHGPQLTVIVEGMPSGVKIDIDLINAWLRDRQQGYGRGGRMRIEEDRVEILSGVRGGMTLGSPITMVIRNKDWVNWEEVMRPDAGADLTQRNVTCPRPGHVDLAGAMKYHHQDIRNVLERASARETAARVAVGALVWQFLFEFNIKVLSHVTCVGSVFCSGTNLDWDTIAERAAKSPFFCADPVAGEYMMKAVDETRQAGETLGGIFEILVKGLPPGLGSYVHWDRKLDGLLAQALMSIQGIKGVEIGLGFKAGTLPGSRVHDPIHYNQVDGYYRISNGAGGLEGGITNGEMLVLRAAMKPIPTLMRPLASVDVVTKEPRDAAKERSDVCAVPAASIVGKAAIAPVLANAMLEKFGGDNLAEIKAAWQHYCEYVRGF
- a CDS encoding shikimate kinase, with translation MKANIVLIGFMGAGKTSTGKRLAEILQMEFVDTDKEIEKLTGITISQIFARHGEVRFRSEEHLIVTKAANRTNCVIATGGGAVLNEENVRALQRNGILICLTASPEVIQARVSKRGGRPLLQKDKSVEKIRQMMEERKPFYAQADFTLDTSELSQEETVDRILAYLQERGVIDGNTSR
- a CDS encoding 3-dehydroquinate synthase, whose product is METLLVDLGERSYPIELGWNSLAELGAYLRRLIPAKKCLVVSNPVVIELYGQILLDGLKDAGFQPETFIISDSEQSKSIDTAVQVYDALVAHDFDRNSPILALGGGVVGDLAGFVAATYMRGVPFVQVPTTLLAQVDSSVGGKVGVNHREGKNLIGCFYQPRVVWIDLQTLTSLPRRELKAGMAEVVKYGVIQDEAFFRLLEAEGNQIMHLDKSILGRVVRHSCQIKAQIVGRDEREVGIRALLNYGHTFGHALETLTNYERYRHGEAVAVGMVIATKIALALAVCRDESVLDRQLALLNAFGLPAEWPADVDKAGILDVIMHDKKARGGSLRLVLPVRIGEMTIRRFTPEDVKLMLEHF